The proteins below come from a single Drosophila kikkawai strain 14028-0561.14 chromosome 3R, DkikHiC1v2, whole genome shotgun sequence genomic window:
- the LOC108075759 gene encoding uncharacterized protein yields the protein MGPKKESVSKEPVATEEPPPRVEKPKKVAPPIFVFDVVVTHVESPNAEFTKPEKLEIIATFGKIPMDLAPDQVNVSDFKPNTSLTFQKEPNDMRKLVKDCGVSFAVTYAKKIIGAAQASFPLSIVDAIDRDMADIVHTDTVMLERGGEATGKVEFLCRLVCMCAPEEGESECQRLMDRSINPQDIMFVLGESQVCPSACAPCANELEDEEGDERLRLDLERYRSQGGGIKPYKMTTDNPSMVPACCELKKMAIEYEQMIDAITKSTGKAPPPEPPCRDPDEVAAMGMNPCFCQKPDPPMLIDLPAPPNKPCFVYLPAYQEDEEMPDFCDRNLIPVPIADCDGQPMPDIKPIRFCPVCLTNMSWLPKFASCPKCGVKPMPVVEERHKEKKLSADQILLEFLGQPPPPVEDYCENPCDKAMQAKSDAAANEECPPCRCTCRHGKMCAHCRIRKSCADIFKSDRYLPPKCPKVQPKDSEDFCVVNKSSDDCRPYLAKVFSELRDLYDIKDTKKMSDLDENCERMAPKPTATPAGTVQTKGQAKEQATTAKSLHIPPNNKGQISGRHRKCVGQAGFVSRNHGWAWSKSWEAKKLGWRPGAIRKPIKNLMKFFLERSQDKNDLIKEAEALEREKELAAPVLKICKKDGAIYITLRPLSPLGVRQKPITFRIVKSDLAVALREIKRKLKDKGYRKCTCHQTLMMCTCRDALEKRHLQRALDKECQRHFIAPAAEHLILTDTSESDMEYDFDVTPPAGTEQKYPPPIPPPTVNHGTQTSKKDMMPPPKKYPIQISPYYRGFDCALGDRYMGTAFGWPGELVFEDGVFGLAGGGPHGPNPMPCGRPRPGTAWGGGSAGGAAGGGPYAAFGGVGGGGGMLAGRGRRQGVGGMGGGGGPGGFGGPGGLGGPGGGAWKGFPGVKGAKGGFGGFGGVGGKGGPGGGGPSGPIPVRYPKRFLKPAQDAAKAAKQAEKDAIEKKKKGIDMVKYLQKKGTLRRPWNANEGKDKRPRPPKRTDIGPDGHTDFSRHRQMLMAGPPPLLSQIPRRGKGCPPDSAFRMDIVG from the exons ATGGGTCCCAAGAAGGAGTCTGTGAGCAAGGAGCCTGTGGCCACAGAGGAGCCACCACCGCGGGTCGAAAAGCCCAAGAAAGTTGCCCCGCCGATCTTTGTCTTCGACGTTGTGGTCACCCATGTGGAGTCCCCAAATGCCGAGTTCACAAAGCCTGAAAAGCTGGAGATCATTGCCACTTTCGGCAAGATCCCAATGGACCTGGCTCCTGATCAGGTCAACGTAAGCGACTTCAAGCCAAACACCAGCCTCACCTTCCAGAAGGAACCCAACGATATGAGAAAGCTGGTGAAAGATTGTGGCGTCTCCTTTGCGGTAACCTATGCCAAGAAGATTATTGGTGCTGCCCAGGCCTCCTTTCCGCTCAGCATCGTAGATGCCATTGATCGGGACATGGCTGACATTGTCCACACGGACACCGTTATGTTGGAGCGCGGCGGAGAGGCGACCGGCAAAGTGGAGTTCCTTTGCCGACTGGTTTGCATGTGTGCTCCCGA AGAGGGCGAGTCCGAGTGCCAGCGGTTGATGGACCGAAGCATCAATCCGCAGGACATAATGTTCGTTCTGGGCGAATCCCAGGTATGTCCCAGTGCCTGCGCGCCGTGTGCCAACGAATTGGAGGATGAGGAAGGCGACGAGCGCCTCCGGCTGGATCTGGAACGCTACCGCAGTCAGGGTGGCGGTATCAAGCCCTACAAGATGACGACGGACAATCCATCTATGGTGCCTGCCTGCTGTGAACTAAAG AAAATGGCCATCGAGTACGAGCAGATGATCGACGCCATAACCAAGTCCACTGGCAAGGCACCGCCACCCGAGCCGCCGTGTCGCGATCCCGATGAAGTGGCCGCCATGGGTATGAATCCCTGCTTCTGCCAGAAGCCGGATCCACCGATGCTAATCGATCTGCCGGCGCCGCCGAACAAGCCCTGCTTCGTTTACCTCCCCGCCTATCAGGAGGATGAAGAGATGCCGGACTTTTGTGACCGTAACCTCATCCCGGTGCCGATTGCCGACTGCGACGGCCAGCCGATGCCGGACATCAAGCCCATACGCTTCTGTCCCGTCTGCCTGACCAACATGTCCTGGCTGCCCAAGTTCGCTTCCTGTCCCAAGTGCGGCGTCAAGCCCATGCCCGTGGTGGAGGAGCGGCACAAGGAGAAGAAGCTGTCCGCCGACCAGATCCTGCTCGAGTTTCTGGGCCAGCCGCCGCCCCCTGTGGAGGACTATTGTGAAAATCCCTGCGACAAGGCCATGCAGGCCAAATCGGATGCTGCCGCCAATGAAGAGTGTCCGCCCTGCCGTTGCACTTGCAGGCACGGCAAGATGTGCGCCCACTGTCGCATCCGGAAGTCCTGCGCCGACATCTTCAAGTCGGACAGATATTTACCGCCCAAGTGCCCCAAGGTGCAGCCAAAGGATTCGGAGGATTTCTGTGTGGTGAACAAGAGCTCCGACGACTGCCGCCCCTACCTGGCTAAGGTCTTCTCCGAGCTGCGCGACCTCTACGACATCAAGGATACCAAAAAGATGTCCGATCTCGACGAGAACTGTGAACGGATGGCGCCGAAGCCAACGGCAACGCCGGCTGGAACAGTGCAGACCAAGGGCCAGGCAAAGGAGCAGGCAACCACAGCCAAATCATTGCACATTCCGCCCAACAACAAGGGCCAGATCTCCGGCAGGCACAGAAAGTGCGTCGGCCAGGCGGGCTTCGTGTCGCGCAACCATGGCTGGGCCTGGAGCAAGAGCTGGGAGGCCAAGAAACTGGGCTGGCGTCCGGGCGCCATCCGCAAGCCCATCAAGAACCTGATGAAGTTCTTCCTGGAGCGATCTCAGGACAAGAATGATCTGATCAAGGAAGCCGAAGCTTTGGAGCGCGAGAAAGAGCTGGCCGCCCCGGTCTTGAAAATCTGCAAGAAGGACGGCGCCATCTACATCACGCTGCGTCCACTGAGTCCGCTGGGCGTCCGCCAGAAGCCCATCACCTTCCGGATCGTGAAGAGTGACCTGGCGGTGGCGCTGCGCGAGATCAAGCGGAAGCTCAAGGACAAGGGCTATCGCAAGTGCACCTGCCACCAGACCCTGATGATGTGCACCTGTCGCGACGCCCTCGAGAAGAGGCACCTGCAGCGGGCCCTGGACAAGGAGTGCCAGCGTCACTTCATCGCGCCCGCAGCCGAACATCTGATTCTAACCGACACCAGCGAGAGCGACATGGAGTACGACTTTGATGTCACTCCGCCGGCGGGCACTGAACAAAAGTACCCGCCTCCCATTCCTCCACCGACCGTAAACCACGGCACCCAGACGTCCAAGAAGGACATGATGCCCCCACCGAAAAAGTATCCCATACAGATATCACCCTATTACCGGGGATTCGATTGCGCTCTCGGGGATCGCTACATGGGCACCGCGTTCGGCTGGCCGGGCGAGCTCGTCTTCGAGGACGGCGTCTTCGGACTGGCGGGCGGCGGACCCCACGGCCCTAATCCTATGCCCTGCGGCCGACCACGGCCCGGCACTGCCTGGGGTGGAGGatcagcaggaggagcagcaggtggAGGACCATATGCTGCATTTGGAGGAGTAGGCGGAGGGGGAGGAATGCTCGCTGGACGCGGACGTAGGCAAGGAGTCGGTGGAATGGGAGGTGGCGGTGGTCCCGGCGGATTTGGAGGACCCGGCGGACTAGGAGGTCCTGGAGGCGGAGCCTGGAAGGGCTTCCCTGGCGTCAAGGGTGCTAAAGGTGGTTTTGGTGGTTTTGGTGGTGTAGGTGGAAAGGGAGGCCCAGGTGGCGGCGGCCCAAGTGGACCGATCCCGGTGCGCTATCCCAAGAGATTCCTTAAGCCCGCCCAGGACGCAGCCAAGGCGGCCAAACAGGCGGAAAAAGACGCTATagagaagaaaaagaagggCATCGATATGGTCAAGTACCTGCAGAAGAAGGGTACCCTGCGGCGGCCATGGAATGCTAACGAGGGCAAGGATAAACGCCCGCGACCACCTAAGCGTACCGACATAGGACCAGATGGTCACACGGACTTCTCGCGACATCGCCAGATGCTCATGGCAgggccgccgccgctgctctCCCAGATTCCCAGAAGAGGCAAAGGCTGCCCTCCCGACTCTGCCTTCCGCATGGATATTGTTGGTTAG